In a single window of the Pseudodesulfovibrio profundus genome:
- a CDS encoding DVU_1557 family redox protein, whose protein sequence is MSVIKVPEANAAGWQCAPCGEAMVLRPVELEYLGSLFNVELPACPKCGMVFIPEELAIGKMKQVEQLLEDK, encoded by the coding sequence GTGAGTGTCATCAAGGTGCCCGAAGCGAACGCGGCCGGTTGGCAATGCGCCCCGTGCGGCGAGGCCATGGTTTTAAGACCGGTGGAGTTGGAATATCTCGGATCACTTTTCAATGTGGAACTGCCTGCCTGTCCAAAGTGCGGCATGGTGTTCATCCCTGAGGAACTGGCTATTGGCAAGATGAAGCAGGTGGAGCAATTGTTGGAGGATAAGTAA
- a CDS encoding pyridine nucleotide-disulfide oxidoreductase/dicluster-binding protein, producing the protein MDQAELREWERKCIQEEVPRCTAACPLHVDVKQFCALMAQRRFDKAWQILAKTLPLPGVLARICDGPCKEACVRTEVGGAIQVESLERACAELGAPVSPPKPLPSKHKKVAVFGGGLTGLSAAWELARRGYDVTLICSVLGESLPELPDDVLERELSSLERLGVRVESGLSVSRENIESQLETVDAAFVDSGVLPVQDFGYGSSDRLTLGTERAGLFASIPGEVSPVLQAAAGRRAANSIERYTQGVSMVSNRDREGAYETRLYTSLKGVESVAPVISAGDSYSEVEARDEAKRCLQCECMECVKVCEYMRHYQHYPKVYARRIYNNESIVMGTRQANTMINSCMLCGLCETVCPEDFSMADLCLEARRSMVRRNKMPPSAHEFALRDMAFADGGKAALVKHAPGTDHSDYLFFPGCQLPASDPEAVEAAYADLRAKLGSVGLFLRCCGAPAEWSGRESLTAESLDALKSAWETMGKPIMIVACPTCLKTLRAGLPDAEITSHWSLLRNLGLPDGARGSSTRLAINDPCSARHNAMLREDIRALLEKCGVESVEPELSGELTQCCGFGGLLSEANPDLARAVTEKRAAVAQEDFVTYCVMCRDRIAGTGKRALHLYDLLYPREDDPASRPAPGYSERRENRARLKSRLLRDVWNDGDSGESESFEEISVEFTDEVTALMEERRILKSDVQKVLLNARETGKQFKHEETGRLLVSYRPVVVTYWVEFEPTNGGYLVHNVWSHRMQVKGVQS; encoded by the coding sequence AACGTCGCTTTGACAAGGCGTGGCAGATTCTGGCTAAAACCCTGCCGTTACCCGGAGTGCTGGCCCGTATCTGCGACGGCCCTTGCAAAGAGGCATGTGTACGCACCGAAGTGGGGGGAGCCATTCAGGTGGAGTCCCTTGAGCGGGCCTGTGCCGAGTTGGGGGCTCCGGTGTCTCCGCCCAAACCTCTGCCGTCCAAGCATAAGAAAGTGGCTGTCTTCGGCGGTGGGTTGACCGGCCTCAGTGCGGCCTGGGAATTGGCCCGTCGCGGCTACGATGTGACATTGATTTGTTCGGTTCTTGGTGAGTCTCTCCCGGAATTGCCGGACGATGTTCTGGAACGGGAACTTTCCAGCCTGGAGCGTTTGGGCGTTCGTGTCGAATCAGGTCTTTCTGTCTCTAGGGAAAATATCGAATCGCAGCTTGAAACAGTTGACGCTGCCTTTGTTGATTCGGGTGTCCTGCCGGTTCAGGATTTCGGATACGGGTCGTCGGATCGACTGACCCTTGGTACTGAGCGCGCTGGACTGTTTGCCAGTATCCCCGGCGAAGTGTCCCCGGTTCTTCAGGCAGCAGCGGGTAGAAGGGCGGCAAATTCAATAGAACGGTATACCCAGGGGGTCTCGATGGTCTCCAATCGAGATCGTGAAGGAGCCTATGAAACCCGTCTTTACACAAGCCTCAAGGGAGTGGAGTCCGTAGCTCCTGTTATTTCAGCAGGAGATAGCTACTCCGAAGTCGAGGCCCGGGACGAGGCCAAACGATGCCTGCAATGCGAGTGTATGGAATGTGTCAAAGTCTGTGAATACATGCGTCACTACCAGCATTACCCCAAGGTCTATGCCCGCCGGATTTATAATAATGAATCGATCGTCATGGGTACCCGACAAGCCAATACCATGATCAATTCGTGCATGTTGTGCGGGCTGTGTGAGACCGTGTGCCCAGAAGATTTTTCCATGGCCGACCTCTGTCTTGAGGCACGTCGCAGCATGGTCAGACGGAACAAGATGCCGCCTTCGGCCCATGAATTTGCCCTGCGCGACATGGCCTTTGCCGATGGAGGCAAGGCTGCTCTTGTCAAGCACGCCCCTGGAACGGATCATAGTGATTACCTCTTTTTCCCGGGCTGCCAATTGCCTGCATCCGACCCTGAAGCGGTGGAAGCGGCTTACGCTGACCTGCGTGCGAAACTCGGTAGCGTTGGTTTGTTTCTGCGTTGCTGTGGTGCTCCAGCCGAATGGTCAGGGCGTGAGAGTTTGACGGCGGAATCTCTGGACGCGCTCAAGTCGGCTTGGGAAACCATGGGCAAACCGATTATGATCGTAGCATGTCCCACCTGCCTCAAGACGCTGCGCGCCGGACTGCCGGACGCTGAAATCACCTCGCACTGGTCCCTTCTGCGCAATCTGGGACTGCCTGATGGAGCGCGTGGGTCCTCAACTCGTTTGGCTATCAACGATCCTTGCTCTGCTCGGCACAACGCCATGCTCCGTGAGGATATACGCGCATTGCTTGAGAAGTGCGGTGTCGAAAGTGTCGAGCCAGAACTTTCCGGTGAACTGACACAGTGCTGCGGGTTCGGAGGTCTGCTTTCCGAGGCCAACCCCGACCTTGCAAGGGCTGTCACAGAAAAGCGGGCCGCTGTGGCGCAAGAGGATTTTGTCACCTATTGCGTCATGTGTCGTGACCGCATCGCCGGTACCGGGAAGCGGGCCTTGCATCTCTATGATCTGCTATATCCGCGAGAAGATGACCCGGCGTCACGCCCGGCACCCGGCTATTCCGAGCGACGCGAGAATCGGGCTCGCCTGAAAAGTCGATTGTTGCGCGATGTTTGGAATGATGGTGACTCGGGAGAGAGCGAGTCTTTCGAGGAAATATCTGTGGAATTTACCGACGAAGTCACCGCTCTCATGGAGGAACGTCGGATTCTGAAAAGCGATGTGCAGAAAGTACTGCTCAACGCCCGGGAGACCGGAAAACAGTTCAAGCATGAAGAAACCGGAAGATTGCTCGTGTCATACCGGCCCGTCGTCGTGACCTATTGGGTGGAGTTCGAACCGACGAATGGCGGTTACCTTGTCCACAATGTCTGGTCTCATCGCATGCAGGTAAAAGGAGTGCAGTCGTGA